The stretch of DNA GAACTTAATTTTCTAAATAAATCCATAGCCGGTTGCTTCAAGCCTTGACTAGTAGCTTTATCATCTTTTTTAAATTCCATAATAACTTCTACCGTTTGGCGTATAATCTCCATAATATTCAACTCTTTGAATATTGGATCTGATTCCAGTTGGGATATTAAATTTTTGTATTGTTCTATATTTTTATTACTTAAAATTTTTACAAAGCTACTAGCAAACTCGTCTGAAAGTTCTTTATTGTCTTTTAAATGGTTTTTTTCACCAGATACTGTGCCGCTCTCTTCTGGATTAAATTTTAACTTTTTAAGTCCGATATAAGAATACTCTGGGTATTTTTTTTCCGAAAATGGCAAAAATGGGTCAAATGCACTATAGGATACCGATAAAATTCTTGAAAAAATTTTACGAGGAGGCTTTACTTTTTCTCGTTCTCCAAAAATATCTTCTTCAAATTCAAAGAATTTACCATTTTCACAATCTAAACCAATAAAGCTTTTTGTCATATTATTTAGCAAATGGGTTTTACCAACACCATTTCTTCCGATTAATACATGGATGTTAGTTGGAGGATTTGAATCCGCAAAAACCTCAAAATACAACTTATAACCAGCCTGATTATTTACACAAGATGTCTCATATCCAAAGCTATAGTCATCTAAAATAGCTCCACCATCCAGTATTCTCTTATACTGCCCTCTAATTGTAACTAAACTAGTGTCCCTCAAAAGTGAAGTTGTGAATACATCTTCACTTAATGCCTCATTTAGAAGCTCTTCATTTTTAATAACATCATTAATACTTGCTAAAAATATATCCCTTATTTCTGCAGACATTTGGCTTAACAACGAATAATATTCGGGACTTTGACCTAATGAAAAATAGCTACTACCTAGGCTCTCGAATTTTGGAGGTATCTTTGTTTGCTTTTGACCAAAAGAGGCAATTTTTACATAACCTAAATCATATTTTTTACCACTTATGTCAAAAATGACTATCTGGTACAGCGTTTTATACCCAAAATCATCCCAATTGTCGTAACACAAATAAACTTTACAAGCATGATGAGGAAACAACTTATCGTTTTCAAGTCCTTTAATTCTTGAAAACTGACTCCAGTCCTTTTCAAAAAATTCTAGCATATTTCATACGTCCTAAATTAAATACTTAAGATAATAATTGAAACAATTATATCGTTTTGTTCTATAAAAATATCAGGTTTATCTTTATGTAGTGCCAAATAAATTTACTAATTTTTAAAAATTTACAATTTTTCTTAAACCAAAAAATAGTTAGATTTTTTCAGAGTCTATTAATCCCATTAATATTAGAATAAGTCCGTTTTTGATAATAGGAGAAACAATGAAAGAATTTGGCTTTTATAACGATTTTGACGATGCTTTGATGCTAAATGAACAAATAGAGATCAACAACGAAAATGGCGACTATCTCGTCTCTAACTCGCCAAAACTAAAAGCAAATGTCATCGCACCTGAGATAAATTTTTACCTTAAAAATACAACTGCAAATGTCTTAGAAAAAGCCAAAAACACGCTTTTACTATACGAAGCAAGAGCTAGTGCCTTTGACATGGCAAAGGATGTAGACTTCGAAAAAGAGGTTGGCAAAAATGTCGTAATAGTTAGCAACTCAGGCCGCGAAGAGCTAGCAAATCTACTAAAAGAAAATGGTTATAAGGTCATTGAGTTAACGCACTTTGAAGTAAAATTTATATACGGCGCGGCTGGTGAGCTAAGCGTTTTGGTACTTAGAGCAAATGACGAATTTGAAGTTGATTGTGACTTTTTCTTGGTTGAAAACGCAAGGGACTATATGCTAAAACAAAGCGGCTGTTACGAGATAGCAGGGCTTAAAGATGAAAAAGTGCTTGAAATTTTAAATGCAAAATCACCAAAATTTAGATATAAAAGTTTCACTCAATACGACTCATCTATCTGCCAGTATCATGAGAGAAGGACTGAAATTTGCGGACGTTGTGCCGAAGTTTGCCCGACGGTTGCGATATTAAAAGAGGATGAGACAAAGCATCTTGTATTTTCACAGATAGACTGCACAAACTGTGGAAACTGCATAAGCGTCTGTCCTAGTG from Campylobacter concisus encodes:
- a CDS encoding AAA family ATPase, with protein sequence MLEFFEKDWSQFSRIKGLENDKLFPHHACKVYLCYDNWDDFGYKTLYQIVIFDISGKKYDLGYVKIASFGQKQTKIPPKFESLGSSYFSLGQSPEYYSLLSQMSAEIRDIFLASINDVIKNEELLNEALSEDVFTTSLLRDTSLVTIRGQYKRILDGGAILDDYSFGYETSCVNNQAGYKLYFEVFADSNPPTNIHVLIGRNGVGKTHLLNNMTKSFIGLDCENGKFFEFEEDIFGEREKVKPPRKIFSRILSVSYSAFDPFLPFSEKKYPEYSYIGLKKLKFNPEESGTVSGEKNHLKDNKELSDEFASSFVKILSNKNIEQYKNLISQLESDPIFKELNIMEIIRQTVEVIMEFKKDDKATSQGLKQPAMDLFRKLSSGHAIILLTITKIFEKIEEKTLVLLDEPESHLHPPLLSSFMRALSDLLIKKNAVAIIATHSPVVLQEVPKSCVWRLSRFGLEAKAERFDIETFGETIGTLTKEIFGLEVNKSGFYAMLDNSVKKENGASYDSIMEEYNNQLGSEARLLVRALLNNRK